The following proteins are co-located in the Candidatus Woesearchaeota archaeon genome:
- a CDS encoding DUF3467 domain-containing protein yields the protein MTEQKEQQIKFSIVEGEPFFSHDMSINFNPSQFIFDFRCVTPRIDPRTNDGSRVMQLKHNIVMLEPYHAKQVAEVLAGMVQKYEKRFGKIEKSKAIKQMEKETRKEKPKLKSENSGNEGKTGEFPRYLG from the coding sequence ATGACAGAACAAAAAGAACAACAAATTAAATTTTCAATTGTAGAAGGTGAACCATTTTTTAGCCATGATATGTCAATTAATTTTAATCCATCACAATTCATATTTGACTTTAGATGTGTAACGCCAAGAATAGATCCTAGAACAAATGATGGGTCAAGAGTTATGCAGTTAAAACATAATATCGTAATGCTTGAACCTTATCATGCAAAACAAGTAGCTGAAGTATTGGCAGGCATGGTCCAAAAATATGAAAAAAGGTTTGGTAAAATTGAGAAATCCAAAGCAATAAAACAAATGGAAAAGGAGACTCGAAAGGAAAAACCAAAATTAAAGAGTGAGAATTCAGGGAATGAGGGTAAAACTGGAGAATTTCCTAGGTATCTCGGTTAA
- a CDS encoding nucleotide exchange factor GrpE, translating into MKQKKDNPAELKTPVEDMQKLLKELQEKSDFEKKDLILTLQRVQAEFENYKKRTDNEKQEFMKFANSSLMFKLLPIIDNFDLALQNKCLNDDFIAGIAMIHEQMVKILEDIGLKKIDAKDKEFNPYLHEALLQEKSDKDNIVLEELQKGYKLNDKVLRPVKVKIGKKD; encoded by the coding sequence ATGAAACAAAAAAAAGATAATCCTGCTGAACTAAAAACTCCAGTTGAAGATATGCAAAAGCTGTTAAAGGAATTACAGGAAAAATCAGATTTTGAAAAAAAAGATTTGATACTAACATTACAAAGAGTTCAAGCAGAATTTGAAAATTACAAAAAACGCACTGATAATGAAAAGCAAGAATTTATGAAATTTGCAAATTCAAGCTTAATGTTTAAACTTTTACCAATTATTGATAATTTTGATTTAGCATTACAGAACAAATGCTTAAATGATGATTTTATTGCGGGCATTGCAATGATTCATGAACAAATGGTAAAAATATTAGAAGATATCGGTTTAAAGAAAATTGATGCCAAAGATAAAGAGTTTAATCCATATTTACATGAAGCTTTATTGCAGGAAAAATCTGATAAGGACAATATTGTACTTGAAGAACTGCAAAAAGGCTACAAGCTTAATGATAAGGTCTTAAGGCCCGTAAAAGTAAAAATAGGTAAAAAAGATTAA
- a CDS encoding winged helix-turn-helix transcriptional regulator yields MIIKHEEIHSGPLIEHKITIISMHKPRIADINQELQWFGTSLGLFNLRDKDKSCFRLFIELLKATKMQNPVSSDELAVRTGLTRGTVVHHLNKLIDAGIIITTRNKYVLRADTLKGLVEELKKDMDDSFENLVEIGDIIDNKLGL; encoded by the coding sequence ATGATAATCAAACACGAAGAAATCCATTCCGGACCGCTTATAGAACATAAGATTACTATTATTAGTATGCATAAGCCGAGGATTGCAGATATTAATCAAGAACTTCAGTGGTTTGGCACATCATTAGGACTATTTAATTTGAGGGATAAAGACAAATCTTGTTTTAGGCTGTTTATTGAGTTATTAAAAGCCACAAAAATGCAAAATCCAGTTAGCTCAGATGAACTTGCAGTAAGAACTGGTTTAACAAGAGGAACTGTGGTGCATCACTTGAATAAATTGATAGACGCAGGGATTATTATCACAACCAGAAATAAATACGTATTAAGAGCAGATACGCTTAAAGGGCTTGTTGAAGAGCTCAAAAAAGACATGGATGATTCTTTTGAAAACCTTGTTGAGATAGGGGATATTATAGACAATAAGCTGGGTTTGTAA
- a CDS encoding nucleotidyltransferase domain-containing protein, whose translation MDTYKLDFTILELEIFTYLSIRTGEMFSQRDIAKALKVSPTAVSNAIKNLTIKDLVKLNKTKTINFISFNRDNHKAIELKKVENLKQIYISGFSDFLEEKLAGSTIILFGSYSRGEDTKTSDIDIAIIGRKEKTLSLEKFEKTLNRKINLNFYDSLRGIHKHLKNNILNGIIIHGSVEL comes from the coding sequence ATGGATACATATAAACTTGACTTTACTATACTAGAACTAGAGATATTTACTTATCTAAGTATTAGAACCGGAGAAATGTTTAGCCAGAGAGATATTGCAAAAGCGCTTAAAGTATCTCCAACAGCAGTTTCAAATGCGATAAAGAATCTTACAATAAAAGATTTAGTAAAATTAAACAAAACAAAAACAATCAATTTTATATCATTTAACAGAGATAACCATAAAGCGATTGAGCTTAAAAAAGTTGAAAATCTAAAACAGATTTATATTTCAGGATTTTCGGATTTTTTGGAAGAAAAACTTGCAGGATCCACAATAATATTATTTGGTTCCTACTCTAGAGGGGAAGACACAAAAACATCAGATATAGATATAGCCATAATTGGAAGAAAAGAAAAAACGCTTAGTCTAGAAAAGTTTGAAAAAACTCTCAATAGAAAGATAAATTTAAATTTTTATGATTCGTTAAGGGGGATACACAAACATTTAAAAAATAACATATTAAATGGCATTATAATACATGGTAGTGTTGAACTATAA
- a CDS encoding HEPN domain-containing protein, with translation MVIKIFKEYINEGTIRQISPDKERAQDLFLESERKFNLLEETIQKMDIRDDNANDYVEYCYNIIMFLIRAKMLEKGYISSGQGAHEAEVAFARNFKLNDSEVRLLNQLRYFRNGILYYGKRFDKEYAEKIIKFTHKIYQLIKK, from the coding sequence ATGGTTATAAAAATATTTAAAGAATACATTAATGAAGGAACCATCCGACAAATTTCACCAGATAAGGAAAGAGCACAAGATTTATTTCTCGAATCCGAAAGAAAGTTCAATCTTTTAGAAGAAACCATACAAAAGATGGACATACGTGATGATAATGCAAATGATTATGTTGAATATTGTTACAACATAATAATGTTCTTAATAAGAGCAAAAATGCTGGAAAAAGGTTATATAAGTTCAGGACAAGGAGCTCATGAAGCAGAAGTAGCTTTTGCAAGAAATTTTAAATTAAATGATTCAGAGGTTCGACTTTTAAACCAACTAAGATATTTCAGGAATGGTATTCTTTACTATGGCAAAAGGTTTGATAAAGAATATGCAGAAAAGATTATTAAATTTACACACAAGATATACCAATTGATTAAAAAATAG
- a CDS encoding Fic family protein, which yields MVYIYVKIKGGRSYYYLRASLKQGKRLVTKDIVYLGLNIDEVKEKLSKMPAKYSSDIRKAYKTLNRFIESNRFIEKVKSMKFKSNSYLSKHLLENIEACKLHWHSVFEKLDKETKAEIIKNFVIEFAFNTASIEGNTITLREAKKLFLEHLTPKDKTLREVYDLQNTETVFLNLFENLPKDINHEFICEIHQSLLKNIDSRIGYRTTDVRVFKSQFESTPSPYVFADMKMLLKRYSDYKSKLHPLVLAAIFHHKFEKIHPFMDGNGRTGRILMNYIFLSHGYPPIIISQKTRAKYLSALNQADKLTIDDFDVVKYKELVEFIANEFVSNYWRLFL from the coding sequence ATGGTATATATTTATGTAAAAATTAAAGGGGGAAGATCCTATTACTATTTGAGAGCTTCTTTAAAACAAGGAAAACGTCTCGTAACTAAAGATATTGTTTATTTGGGTTTAAATATTGATGAAGTTAAAGAAAAACTTTCAAAAATGCCTGCGAAATATTCTTCAGATATTAGAAAGGCATATAAAACTTTAAACCGATTTATCGAATCAAACAGGTTTATTGAAAAAGTAAAGTCAATGAAGTTTAAATCAAACTCATATCTGTCAAAACATTTGCTGGAAAATATTGAGGCATGCAAGCTCCATTGGCATAGTGTTTTTGAAAAATTGGATAAAGAGACTAAAGCTGAAATAATAAAAAATTTTGTTATTGAATTTGCATTTAATACTGCATCTATAGAAGGAAATACAATTACTTTGCGTGAGGCAAAAAAACTATTTTTAGAACATTTAACTCCAAAGGATAAGACTCTAAGAGAAGTATATGATTTGCAAAATACTGAAACTGTATTTTTGAATCTTTTTGAAAATCTTCCTAAAGATATTAATCATGAATTTATTTGTGAAATTCATCAGTCACTTTTAAAAAATATTGATAGCAGGATAGGTTATAGAACTACAGACGTGAGGGTATTTAAGTCTCAATTTGAATCAACTCCTTCACCTTATGTGTTTGCTGATATGAAAATGCTTTTGAAGCGTTATAGTGATTATAAATCAAAATTACACCCACTTGTTCTTGCTGCAATATTTCATCATAAATTTGAAAAAATTCATCCTTTTATGGATGGAAATGGAAGAACAGGCAGAATCTTGATGAATTATATATTTTTGAGTCATGGTTATCCTCCAATTATAATAAGCCAAAAAACAAGAGCAAAATATCTTTCTGCTCTTAATCAAGCAGATAAGCTTACTATTGATGATTTTGATGTTGTAAAATACAAAGAACTTGTTGAATTTATTGCCAATGAATTTGTAAGCAATTATTGGCGTTTATTTCTTTAG
- a CDS encoding nucleotidyltransferase domain-containing protein has protein sequence MKSLPKLGQEEYIKSSQDKETKRWSIGLNRNNPQIMQLKKIDNLRLIYESNLADYLEEKFAETTIILFGSYSRGEDIINSDIDIAIIGRKDKLIDLSSYENILERKININCYDSLKNINKHLKENLFNGILLAGGFEI, from the coding sequence ATGAAATCCTTACCCAAATTAGGACAAGAAGAATATATTAAGTCTTCTCAAGATAAAGAAACTAAAAGATGGTCAATTGGATTAAACCGAAATAATCCCCAAATTATGCAATTAAAAAAAATTGACAATTTGAGATTAATTTACGAATCAAATCTGGCAGATTATTTAGAAGAAAAATTTGCTGAAACAACAATTATCTTATTTGGAAGTTACTCAAGAGGAGAAGATATAATCAATTCTGATATTGATATTGCAATAATTGGTAGAAAAGATAAATTGATTGACTTATCGAGTTATGAAAACATTTTAGAACGAAAAATCAATATAAATTGTTATGACTCATTGAAAAATATAAATAAACACTTAAAAGAAAATTTATTCAATGGCATTTTACTTGCAGGCGGGTTTGAGATATGA
- a CDS encoding (Fe-S)-binding protein — protein MGLISTVKTLFVGKTLFYPGCVTKYKLKEIKNNYLDILNELGYKVVTLEDELCCGLPALNMGYNEDFERLRHENIKLFEKHHIKNIITNCPACASMFKENYNIPTQHVTEVIPEQDITEDRGEVSYHDPCHLARKCNSTEQPRKLIKSLGFKIKDNLNQGKETSCCGTGHIDFDKPLCKQIAEKRLKDFSTRRIITTCPLCYKHLKDGVEENEIIELSEVIMK, from the coding sequence ATGGGTTTAATTTCAACAGTAAAAACATTATTTGTAGGTAAAACCTTATTCTACCCCGGTTGCGTTACAAAATATAAGTTAAAAGAAATCAAAAACAATTATCTTGACATCCTGAATGAATTAGGATATAAAGTAGTAACATTGGAAGATGAGTTATGTTGCGGACTGCCGGCATTAAACATGGGCTATAATGAAGACTTTGAAAGGCTAAGGCATGAAAACATTAAACTGTTTGAAAAGCACCATATTAAAAATATTATCACAAACTGTCCGGCTTGCGCATCAATGTTCAAAGAAAACTATAACATACCTACGCAACACGTTACTGAAGTCATCCCTGAACAAGACATTACTGAAGATAGGGGCGAAGTTTCATACCACGACCCTTGCCATTTGGCCAGAAAATGTAATTCTACTGAACAGCCAAGAAAACTTATCAAAAGTTTAGGTTTTAAAATAAAAGATAACCTTAACCAGGGCAAAGAAACCAGTTGTTGCGGTACAGGACACATTGACTTTGATAAGCCCTTATGTAAACAAATAGCTGAAAAAAGGTTAAAAGATTTCAGTACAAGAAGAATTATCACTACCTGCCCACTTTGTTACAAACACTTGAAAGATGGCGTAGAAGAAAATGAAATTATTGAATTAAGTGAAGTGATTATGAAATGA
- a CDS encoding FAD-binding oxidoreductase — translation MKLIEKLSEIVGEKNVSTKSDDLKSYATDASQLEGIAEAIVWPTEIQQIRQIIRLANIRNFNIVPRGAGTSLEGGTIPQNSVILDLNKLDKIKTLHRDEHYVVVEPGVTLKRLNEVLSNYNLFFPIIPSSFKVCTIGGMVANNSFGNYSYRFGRTADWVIELEILDGSGKLITIKDPAKITGTEGVMAIITCIKLKLVKPFKTISNNIFTFNNASDMLEKIKELESDDSVLSMHYQSKTCSMLLKEPESHKLLVEYSLELKGEAGTLQNQRNILLKTLHKTKHHIVKNVLIPKPSIPLFLKFMRQNKIAATGHISNGIFQLYFTNMQKKRVHETIEHIKHLQGLPLNIGISNKNFISETKKEEMLNLKKIYDPAHILNRGKII, via the coding sequence ATGAAACTTATAGAAAAATTGTCTGAAATTGTTGGTGAAAAAAACGTTTCAACAAAATCAGATGATTTAAAAAGTTACGCAACCGACGCTTCACAATTAGAAGGAATAGCCGAAGCAATCGTCTGGCCAACAGAAATTCAGCAGATTAGACAAATAATCCGTTTAGCTAACATTAGAAATTTTAACATTGTGCCCAGAGGAGCTGGAACTTCTTTAGAAGGCGGTACAATACCTCAAAATTCAGTAATTCTCGATCTTAATAAACTTGATAAGATTAAAACCTTGCACAGAGATGAACATTATGTTGTCGTTGAACCGGGAGTCACTCTAAAAAGATTAAACGAAGTGCTTTCAAATTACAATTTATTTTTCCCAATTATCCCTAGTTCATTTAAAGTGTGTACTATCGGGGGAATGGTTGCCAATAACAGTTTTGGCAACTACTCTTACCGATTCGGTAGAACAGCCGACTGGGTAATAGAACTTGAAATACTTGACGGTTCAGGTAAATTAATCACAATAAAAGACCCGGCTAAAATCACCGGTACTGAAGGCGTAATGGCAATTATTACATGCATAAAATTAAAGCTTGTCAAACCTTTTAAAACTATATCAAATAACATCTTCACTTTTAACAACGCAAGTGACATGTTAGAAAAAATTAAAGAACTAGAATCCGACGATTCAGTATTATCAATGCATTATCAAAGCAAAACATGTTCAATGCTATTAAAAGAACCTGAATCGCATAAATTATTAGTTGAATACAGTTTAGAACTGAAAGGCGAAGCCGGAACTTTACAAAATCAACGAAATATCTTATTAAAAACATTGCATAAGACAAAGCACCACATTGTAAAAAATGTTCTGATTCCAAAACCATCTATTCCATTATTTTTAAAATTTATGCGGCAAAACAAGATTGCAGCAACCGGGCACATTTCAAACGGAATTTTCCAATTATATTTTACCAACATGCAAAAAAAAAGAGTGCATGAAACAATAGAACACATTAAACATTTGCAGGGCTTACCGTTAAATATTGGCATTTCTAATAAAAACTTTATTTCTGAAACAAAAAAAGAAGAAATGTTGAATCTTAAGAAGATTTATGATCCTGCGCATATCTTAAACAGGGGTAAAATAATATGA
- a CDS encoding (Fe-S)-binding protein, translating into MSFQKCNTCGLCKAICPVYNITKNETKSPRSKLVLIKENLLSEQFHECLMCDSCKHECPSEIDIPKEVKKVRTVLVNTFQESDEGKVIMKNLRDKGNIYGI; encoded by the coding sequence ATGAGTTTCCAAAAATGCAACACCTGCGGACTATGCAAAGCAATTTGTCCTGTTTATAACATAACCAAAAACGAAACTAAAAGTCCAAGGTCAAAACTAGTCCTGATTAAAGAAAATTTACTGAGCGAACAATTTCACGAATGTTTAATGTGCGATTCATGTAAACATGAATGCCCTTCAGAAATTGACATTCCAAAAGAAGTTAAAAAGGTTAGGACTGTTTTAGTCAATACATTTCAAGAATCTGATGAAGGCAAAGTAATTATGAAAAATCTAAGAGACAAAGGCAATATTTACGGAATTTAA
- a CDS encoding S-methyl-5-thioribose-1-phosphate isomerase: MNLQKVVKDIKTLKIQGATNIALAGSKALNLVAQNSQQKTKKDFLKEINNAQFLLVNARVTEPKLKNSLKYILLKLRSRTVPELKEQIKQKSEYVLKHLTESKDYIGHIGSLKIKNNMIIFTHCHSSTVIKILKYAKTKHRRFYVHNTESRPLYQGRITAKELAKAKIPIQHYVDSAAIEALKNADIMLIGADAITANGDIVNKIGSRLFAETAERYNVKIYACTDSWSYDPETKHHKEKIEQRDPSEVWKHPPKHVKIINPAFEVIPAKLVDGIISELGFYKPEHFLHKVKRNYPWLR; the protein is encoded by the coding sequence ATGAATCTGCAAAAAGTTGTTAAGGATATCAAGACATTAAAAATACAAGGAGCAACTAATATTGCATTAGCTGGCTCAAAAGCTCTTAATTTAGTAGCGCAAAATTCTCAGCAAAAAACTAAAAAAGATTTCCTTAAAGAAATTAATAATGCCCAATTTTTACTTGTTAACGCAAGAGTAACCGAACCTAAGCTTAAAAATAGTTTAAAATACATTCTTCTAAAACTCAGATCAAGAACAGTACCGGAATTAAAAGAACAAATTAAACAAAAAAGTGAATACGTGCTAAAACATTTAACAGAAAGTAAAGATTATATTGGCCATATTGGTTCATTAAAAATTAAAAATAACATGATAATCTTTACGCATTGCCATTCATCCACTGTTATCAAAATCCTAAAATATGCAAAAACTAAACATAGAAGATTCTATGTCCACAATACTGAATCCAGACCATTATATCAAGGCAGAATTACTGCAAAAGAACTAGCCAAAGCAAAAATTCCGATTCAACACTATGTTGATTCTGCAGCTATAGAAGCATTAAAAAATGCAGATATTATGTTAATTGGAGCAGATGCAATCACGGCAAATGGTGATATCGTGAATAAAATAGGTTCAAGATTATTTGCAGAAACAGCTGAGCGTTATAATGTTAAGATTTACGCTTGCACAGATTCATGGTCATATGACCCGGAAACAAAACATCACAAAGAAAAAATTGAACAACGTGATCCTTCAGAGGTATGGAAACACCCCCCTAAACACGTAAAAATTATTAATCCTGCATTTGAAGTCATTCCGGCTAAACTTGTTGATGGAATTATTTCAGAACTAGGCTTTTACAAACCAGAACATTTTCTGCATAAAGTAAAAAGAAACTATCCTTGGCTCAGATGA
- a CDS encoding Holliday junction resolvase: MKVKQKGTNAERELVHMFWGVGWAGVRVAGSGSMSYPSPDVLAGNGIRRLAIECKAIHERKKYFKRTEILELQEFSQKFGVEPWIGIRFDNDQWYFLNIEDLNKSPNGFSATFAIAKQKGLVFDELIGLFKQQRLI, encoded by the coding sequence GTGAAAGTTAAACAGAAGGGTACGAACGCTGAACGTGAATTAGTTCATATGTTTTGGGGGGTAGGCTGGGCAGGTGTTAGAGTTGCAGGTTCTGGTTCGATGAGTTATCCTTCACCAGATGTTTTGGCAGGGAATGGCATACGCCGATTAGCAATTGAATGTAAGGCTATTCATGAAAGAAAAAAATATTTTAAGCGTACTGAAATTTTAGAACTGCAAGAGTTTTCTCAAAAGTTTGGAGTTGAACCATGGATAGGTATACGTTTTGATAATGATCAGTGGTATTTCTTGAATATTGAAGATTTAAATAAAAGTCCTAACGGGTTTAGCGCTACGTTTGCAATTGCAAAACAAAAAGGGTTAGTATTTGATGAGTTAATAGGGTTATTTAAACAACAACGGCTCATCTGA
- the rnz gene encoding ribonuclease Z, producing the protein MELTFLGTSSMVPTKERNVSGIFLSYKSEGILFDCGEGTQRQMNITGIKRTKITKILVSHWHGDHIGGLIGLIQTLGNEDNLSVVEIYGPNGTKKYMSHLLKSCYFDVKIGLKIVELNPQSIKTFFENEDFILECALLDHGIPCLGYSFIEKNKLKVNTEYLKKNNILDGPHLRKLQEGKSIVYKGKKVNVKNATFVVEGKKVSCILDTALCTNAIKLAKDADILISEAVYTSELAEKGEKYKHMTSKDAALLANKAGVKKLVLTHFSQRYKNSLPLQDDAAMYFDNVICADDYMKLNL; encoded by the coding sequence ATGGAACTAACATTTTTAGGTACTTCTTCAATGGTACCGACAAAAGAAAGGAATGTATCGGGTATTTTTCTTAGTTATAAATCTGAGGGAATTTTATTTGATTGCGGTGAAGGGACGCAGAGACAAATGAATATTACTGGCATTAAAAGAACCAAGATTACCAAAATTTTAGTTAGCCACTGGCATGGGGATCATATTGGCGGTTTGATTGGATTAATTCAAACTTTGGGTAATGAAGATAATTTGTCGGTAGTTGAAATTTATGGACCGAATGGTACAAAGAAGTATATGTCGCATTTATTGAAATCGTGTTATTTTGATGTGAAAATTGGTTTAAAAATAGTTGAGTTAAACCCCCAAAGCATAAAAACCTTTTTTGAAAATGAAGATTTTATTTTGGAATGCGCTTTACTTGATCATGGCATTCCCTGTTTAGGTTATTCATTTATTGAAAAAAATAAATTAAAAGTAAATACCGAATATTTAAAGAAAAATAATATTCTTGATGGGCCGCACTTAAGGAAATTGCAGGAAGGCAAATCTATCGTTTATAAAGGTAAAAAGGTTAATGTAAAAAATGCTACATTTGTTGTTGAAGGTAAAAAAGTTTCATGTATTTTAGATACTGCACTTTGTACTAACGCAATCAAACTTGCAAAAGATGCGGATATTTTAATTTCTGAAGCAGTATATACAAGTGAACTTGCTGAAAAAGGTGAAAAGTATAAACATATGACTTCTAAAGATGCAGCACTGTTAGCGAATAAAGCGGGTGTTAAAAAGCTTGTGTTAACACATTTTTCTCAAAGGTATAAAAATAGTTTGCCATTGCAAGATGACGCGGCAATGTATTTTGATAATGTCATATGCGCGGATGATTATATGAAACTTAATCTGTAG
- the endA gene encoding tRNA-intron lyase, which translates to MSKKEIIKATFMNERVLTENTDLARELYNQGSYGSIVDNKVQLSLVEALYLMEKKRVEVMNGRNKEFDVAKFIKRSQKIEKTFWIRYCVYKDMRDRGYVIKPALKFGADFAVYDRGIKPGEDHAKWIVYPVHEGTSLTWYEFAAKNRVAHSTKKRLLIGIVGDRDVTYYEIRWVRP; encoded by the coding sequence ATGAGTAAAAAAGAAATTATTAAAGCAACTTTCATGAATGAAAGAGTATTAACTGAAAATACGGATTTAGCAAGAGAACTCTATAATCAAGGCTCATATGGTTCAATTGTTGACAATAAAGTACAACTTTCATTGGTTGAAGCTCTTTATCTTATGGAAAAAAAAAGAGTTGAAGTTATGAATGGTAGGAACAAAGAATTTGATGTTGCAAAGTTCATTAAAAGATCGCAAAAAATTGAAAAAACTTTTTGGATAAGATACTGCGTTTATAAGGACATGAGAGACAGAGGATATGTGATTAAACCAGCTTTAAAATTTGGAGCAGATTTCGCTGTCTACGATAGAGGCATTAAACCTGGAGAAGACCATGCAAAATGGATTGTTTACCCTGTGCATGAAGGAACTTCATTAACATGGTACGAGTTTGCTGCAAAAAACAGGGTTGCACATTCTACTAAAAAAAGACTTTTGATTGGTATTGTGGGCGACAGAGACGTTACTTATTATGAAATTAGGTGGGTCAGGCCTTAG
- the fen gene encoding flap endonuclease-1 gives MGTKIFELISKKDIEISELNNKIIVVDASLYLYQFLATIRQADGSLLTDSKGQVTSHLVGLFARTTSLMEQGLKLAFCFDGKPPALKSRERERRKDIKIKAQTEYEVAKKREDIELMKKYAARTSKITPEMMQESKDLLTALGLPVIQSPSEGEAQAAYMVKNKDAYAVSTNDADSLLFGAPKLIKNLSISQKKKIHGKSAYSSAKPQLIELESVLKELSINQDQLITLAILVGTDYNYGGIKGIGHKTALKLVKEYKSDFKTLFEKIEWDKFYNFSWKEIFDTIKNMPVEKKYELKWDLPNIKKIKEILCERHDFAEANIDNKLAKIKSKSQQGLNKFF, from the coding sequence ATGGGCACAAAAATATTTGAACTAATATCTAAGAAAGACATTGAAATAAGCGAACTAAATAATAAGATCATTGTTGTTGACGCTTCGCTGTACCTCTACCAATTTCTTGCAACAATTAGGCAGGCAGATGGTTCATTATTGACAGATTCTAAAGGACAAGTAACAAGCCACCTGGTCGGATTATTTGCAAGAACTACAAGCTTAATGGAACAAGGTTTAAAATTAGCATTTTGTTTTGATGGTAAACCCCCTGCGCTAAAATCACGAGAACGTGAAAGAAGAAAAGATATCAAGATTAAAGCGCAAACCGAATATGAAGTTGCAAAAAAACGTGAGGATATTGAACTTATGAAAAAATATGCCGCCAGAACTTCTAAAATAACTCCTGAAATGATGCAAGAATCTAAAGATTTACTTACCGCCCTCGGCTTACCGGTAATACAGTCCCCTTCTGAAGGAGAAGCCCAAGCAGCATATATGGTCAAAAATAAAGATGCTTATGCTGTAAGCACAAATGACGCAGATTCATTGTTATTCGGCGCACCAAAACTCATTAAAAATTTATCTATAAGTCAAAAGAAAAAAATACATGGTAAGTCTGCCTATTCGTCAGCAAAACCCCAGCTTATTGAACTAGAATCAGTACTCAAAGAACTAAGTATTAACCAGGATCAGCTAATTACGCTTGCAATACTAGTGGGAACAGATTATAACTATGGCGGAATTAAAGGCATAGGCCACAAAACTGCTTTAAAACTTGTTAAAGAATATAAATCTGATTTTAAAACATTATTTGAAAAAATAGAATGGGATAAATTCTACAATTTTAGCTGGAAAGAAATATTTGACACAATTAAAAATATGCCTGTGGAAAAAAAATATGAACTTAAATGGGATTTGCCAAACATTAAAAAAATTAAAGAAATTTTATGCGAAAGACATGATTTTGCTGAAGCCAATATTGACAATAAGCTTGCAAAAATCAAGAGTAAGTCTCAACAAGGATTAAATAAATTCTTTTAA